Proteins from one Xenopus tropicalis strain Nigerian chromosome 1, UCB_Xtro_10.0, whole genome shotgun sequence genomic window:
- the nat8.7 gene encoding uncharacterized protein LOC100145252 (The RefSeq protein has 4 substitutions compared to this genomic sequence), with amino-acid sequence MAEFSIRRYKSSDYDTVRLIFAQGIMEQLPATSFYLLKLPQIQVLLFIPFITLYLLSKSYTFSFGSLALLMVAGWYGVKSIFSQYVNKCHRADLLDIEKSYMMANNSCFWVAESEGRVIGMVGIQPTQDSKDAMVLRRLSVASEQRVRGIGKALCMKAIDFARQRGYRRVNLDTSMIQRAAHRLYEGMGFEKTNVKIAPGITTRFTNFSVFYYTYWIE; translated from the coding sequence ATGGCGGAATTTTCTATAAGAAGATACAAGAGCAGTGACTATGATACTGTTCGCCTCATATTTGCACAGGGGATGATGGAGCAACTCCCAGCCACCTCTTTCTATCTGCTGAAACTTCCCCAGATCCAGGTCCTTCTATTCATTCCATTCATCACTTTATATCTGCTTTCCAAGTCCTACACATTCTCCTTTGGAAGCCTGGCCCTCCTGATGGCCACTGGTTGGTATGGCATGAAGTCAATCTTCTCCCAGTATGTGAATAAGTGCCACAGAGCAGACCTGTTGGACATTGAGAAATCCTATATGATGGCCAACAATTCCTGCTTCTGGGTGGCAGAGTCTGAGGGGAGAGTAATTGGAATGGTGGGAATCCAACCAACCCAGGATTCCAAGGATGCCATGGTCCTCCGGAGACTCTCTGTTGCTTCTGAGCAGCGGGTGCGGGGCATTGGCAAGGCCCTTTGCATGAAAGCCATTGACTTTGCCAGGCAGCGTGGGTACCGGCGTGTGAATCTGGACACATCTATGATCCAGCGCGCCGCTCACAGGCTGTATGAAGGAATGGGCTTTGAGAAAACCAATGTCAAAATCGCTCCCGGCATTACTACTAGATTCACAAACTTCTCTGTTTTCTATTACACGTACTGGATAGAATAA
- the nat8.6 gene encoding probable N-acetyltransferase camello isoform X2 — translation MANVSIRKYKTSDYETARFLFAEGTKEHLPAACMYTLTTPRFYFITFVTCTSVFMGTGSYVLALTSLVALLAAGFYGLYSEFHGVASHALRNDMLDIEKSYMMSENACFWVAEIDRKVVGTVGAQPSTDADDELLLLHISVARDYRQQRIGTKLCQTVIDFARQRGFNAVCLETANIQHAAINLYESVGFKKSRVAIRPSLVHQYTSFTVIDYRYNIKS, via the coding sequence ATGGCCAATGTTTCCATAAGGAAATACAAAACCAGTGACTATGAGACTGCCCGCTTCTTGTTTGCCGAAGGAACTAAAGAGCATCTCCCAGCAGCCTGTATGTACACACTGACGACGCCTcgattttattttattacctttGTGACATGTACCAGTGTATTCATGGGCACCGGTTCCTACGTTCTGGCCCTTACCAGCCTTGTCGCCCTGTTGGCTGCTGGTTTTTACGGCTTGTACTCTGAATTCCATGGAGTTGCAAGCCACGCTCTGCGTAATGACATGCTTGATATTGAGAAGTCCTACATGATGAGTGAAAATGCCTGTTTCTGGGTGGCAGAGATAGACAGGAAGGTTGTGGGCACAGTGGGAGCCCAACCATCTACAGATGCAGACGATGAGCTGTTGCTGCTACATATATCTGTTGCCCGGGACTATCGGCAGCAGCGAATTGGCACAAAACTGTGCCAGACGGTCATTGATTTTGCCCGGCAGCGGGGCTTCAACGCTGTGTGTCTGGAAACAGCCAATATACAACATGCGGCGATAAACTTGTATGAAAGTGTTGGCTTCAAGAAATCCCGTGTTGCAATCCGCCCATCACTTGTTCATCAATATACATCTTTTACAGTTATTGATTACAGATACAACATCAAATCATAG
- the nat8.7 gene encoding uncharacterized protein LOC100145252 isoform X1, with amino-acid sequence MGISYKCHGMLGNPGRFSIQGRAESTGPTRIIQSRSHVPNKEGIYLPTKAAGLLHPLQGTDSSWREHDMAEFSIRRYKSSDYDTVRLIFAQGMMEQLPATSFYLLKLPQIQVLLFIPFITLYLLSKSYTFSFGSLALLMATGWYGMKSIFSQYVNKCHRADLLDIEKSYMMANNSCFWVAESEGRVIGMVGIQPTQDSKDAMVLRRLSVASEQRVRGIGKALCMKAIDFARQRGYRRVNLDTSMIQRAAHRLYEGMGFEKTNVKIAPGITTRFTNFSVFYYTYWIE; translated from the exons ATGGGAATTAGTTACAAGTGTCATGGAATGTTGGGAAATCCGGGGCGTTTCTCTATTCAGGGGAGAGCAGAGTCCACAGGTCCAACGAGGATCATACAGAGCCGGAGCCACGTGCCAAACAAGGAGGGAATTTATTTGCCCACCAAGGCAGCAGGTCTGTTACACCCACTCCAAG GTACAGATTCCAGCTGGAGAGAGCATGACATGGCGGAATTTTCTATAAGAAGATACAAGAGCAGTGACTATGATACTGTTCGCCTCATATTTGCACAGGGGATGATGGAGCAACTCCCAGCCACCTCTTTCTATCTGCTGAAACTTCCCCAGATCCAGGTCCTTCTATTCATTCCATTCATCACTTTATATCTGCTTTCCAAGTCCTACACATTCTCCTTTGGAAGCCTGGCCCTCCTGATGGCCACTGGTTGGTATGGCATGAAGTCAATCTTCTCCCAGTATGTGAATAAGTGCCACAGAGCAGACCTGTTGGACATTGAGAAATCCTATATGATGGCCAACAATTCCTGCTTCTGGGTGGCAGAGTCTGAGGGGAGAGTAATTGGAATGGTGGGAATCCAACCAACCCAGGATTCCAAGGATGCCATGGTCCTCCGGAGACTCTCTGTTGCTTCTGAGCAGCGGGTGCGGGGCATTGGCAAGGCCCTTTGCATGAAAGCCATTGACTTTGCCAGGCAGCGTGGGTACCGGCGTGTGAATCTGGACACATCTATGATCCAGCGCGCCGCTCACAGGCTGTATGAAGGAATGGGCTTTGAGAAAACCAATGTCAAAATCGCTCCCGGCATTACTACTAGATTCACAAACTTCTCTGTTTTCTATTACACGTACTGGATAGAATAA
- the LOC100489681 gene encoding probable N-acetyltransferase camello, whose translation MGSFSIRKYRKKDYAAVCHLFAEGTMEHFPAACLYVLKAPRVYVTLLLLFASMLLGTKSYILSFTCLAAILAGGWWVINSKFHNYVIEIQREDLQDTETTYMVRSNSCFWVAESDGKVVGMVAAQPSEESEDEMVLKRLCVGRDHRRKGIAKALCLKVIGFAKECGYKAVCLETDIIQYSAQKLYQRIGFQKYRLEVHQGLFGKCPTFLSLYYKYTVTNS comes from the coding sequence ATGGGCAGCTTCTCCATTCGGAAGTACAGAAAGAAGGACTACGCCGCTGTGTGCCATTTGTTTGCTGAAGGCACCATGGAGCACTTTCCTGCTGCCTGTCTGTATGTTCTGAAGGCACCTCGGGTCTATGTGACACTCTTGTTATTATTTGCCTCCATGTTACTGGGTACCAAGTCATACATACTCTCATTTACCTGCCTGGCTGCCATATTGGCTGGAGGTTGGTGGGTGATAAACTCCAAATTTCATAATTATGTTATTGAGATCCAGAGAGAGGACCTGCAGGACACAGAGACGACCTACATGGTGAGGAGCAACTCCTGTTTCTGGGTGGCAGAGTCGGACGGGAAGGTTGTTGGCATGGTGGCCGCCCAACCATCAGAGGAGTCAGAAGATGAGATGGTGCTCAAGCGCCTTTGTGTTGGAAGGGACCACAGGAGGAAGGGAATAGCCAAGGCGCTGTGCCTGAAGGTGATTGGCTTTGCTAAAGAGTGTGGGTACAAAGCTGTGTGCCTGGAAACGGATATAATACAATACTCTGCACAGAAGCTCTACCAGCGCATTGGCTTCCAGAAATACCGCCTTGAGGTGCATCAGGGCCTTTTTGGAAAATGTCCAACCTTCTTAAGCCTctattataaatatactgtaacaaATTCATAG
- the nat8.9 gene encoding probable N-acetyltransferase camello gives MGSFSIRKYRKKDYAAVCHLFAEGTMEHFPAACLYVLKAPRVYVTLLLLFASMLLGTKSYILSFTCLAAILAGGWWVINSKYHHYVIQIQREDLQDIEKTYMVRSNSCFWVAESDGKVVGMVAAQPSEESEDEMVLKRLCVGRDHRRKGIAKALCLKVIGFAKECGYKAVCLETDIIQYSAQKLYQRIGFEKYHLEVHQGLFGKCTTFSSLYYKYTVTNS, from the coding sequence ATGGGCAGCTTCTCCATTCGGAAGTACAGAAAGAAGGACTACGCCGCTGTGTGCCATTTGTTTGCTGAAGGCACCATGGAGCACTTTCCTGCTGCCTGTCTGTATGTTCTGAAGGCACCTCGGGTCTATGTGACACTCTTGTTGTTATTTGCCTCCATGTTACTGGGTACCAAGTCCTACATACTCTCATTTACCTGCCTGGCTGCCATATTGGCTGGAGGTTGGTGGGTGATAAATTCCAAATATCATCATTATGTTATTCAGATCCAGAGAGAGGACCTGCAGGACATAGAGAAGACCTACATGGTGAGGAGCAACTCCTGTTTCTGGGTGGCAGAGTCGGACGGGAAGGTTGTTGGCATGGTGGCCGCCCAACCATCAGAGGAGTCAGAAGATGAGATGGTGCTCAAGCGCCTTTGTGTTGGAAGGGACCACAGGAGGAAGGGAATAGCCAAGGCGCTGTGCCTGAAGGTGATTGGCTTTGCTAAAGAGTGTGGGTACAAAGCTGTGTGCCTGGAAACGGATATAATACAATACTCTGCACAGAAGCTCTACCAGCGCATTGGCTTTGAGAAATACCACCTTGAGGTGCATCAGGGCCTTTTTGGCAAATGTACAACCTTCTCAAGCCTctattataaatatactgtaacaaATTCATAG